The Xanthomonas fragariae genome has a segment encoding these proteins:
- a CDS encoding S8 family peptidase, with protein sequence MNSFLRRPLALLIGALLIGSAPPSALAAAPVTATAVNANSSSNSNDPLLRYQWHLLNQGQAVIGDSRPVPGVDMDVEILHALNIRGRGVRVGVVDNGLELGHEDLSDNILPNGSHNFGDGSHDTTPIDPDNGHGTAVAGIIGAVGWNGRGGRGVAPEVLLAGFDFLARASSNNDASVRYAWGDGPEARNIDVFNNSWGTVATVYLDISDEERRAWETLMRSTRSGLGGIYIKSAGNKFRDLSVVDENGNIVNLCSELSRTLNVGCILANVDPLTNLPGTIVVASVNAKGEHASYSSSGSALWVSGLGGEFGYQRKFSPDAASSLPPEFAPFAYDPAIVTTDLSGCAAGDNADDPTTVDNALDGSKSKIDPSCNYSATMNGTSASVPTVSGVAALILSANSSLSARDVKYILATTARQIDPWQPPVVYQGSVIDPGWITNAAGHRFSNWYGFGLADAAAAVYKASHFTPLPPVRDTQWVSSTDAASQIGGPARPGKLRIRIQQAMKVEAVQLSLHSAHKTPSNLRVVLVSPSGTRSVVATPFSALDPAPYAKTGFYIDLTSSNAFLDEASRGVWTLEVTDMSEPRTTVALNAFKLRILGH encoded by the coding sequence ATGAACTCTTTTCTCAGGCGACCTCTCGCCCTGTTGATCGGCGCCCTCCTGATCGGCAGCGCGCCACCCTCGGCGCTGGCCGCAGCACCGGTGACGGCTACGGCTGTCAATGCCAACTCCAGCTCCAACTCCAACGATCCATTGCTGCGCTACCAATGGCATCTGCTCAATCAGGGACAGGCAGTGATCGGCGACAGCCGCCCGGTGCCTGGCGTCGATATGGATGTGGAAATCCTGCACGCCTTGAACATCCGCGGCCGCGGCGTGCGGGTCGGCGTGGTAGATAACGGATTGGAGCTGGGTCACGAAGATCTGTCCGACAACATCCTGCCCAACGGCTCGCACAACTTCGGCGATGGATCGCACGACACCACGCCTATCGACCCTGATAATGGCCACGGCACCGCTGTCGCCGGCATCATCGGTGCGGTCGGCTGGAACGGCCGCGGTGGGCGCGGCGTGGCGCCGGAAGTACTGCTGGCAGGATTCGATTTCCTTGCACGCGCTTCGTCCAATAACGACGCAAGCGTCCGGTATGCGTGGGGTGATGGGCCAGAGGCACGCAATATCGATGTATTCAACAATAGCTGGGGGACGGTTGCAACCGTTTATTTAGACATCTCCGATGAGGAACGTCGCGCATGGGAAACCTTGATGCGCTCGACGCGCAGCGGTCTTGGCGGCATTTACATCAAGTCGGCGGGCAATAAATTCAGGGACCTGAGCGTAGTAGACGAAAACGGAAATATCGTCAACCTCTGTAGCGAACTATCGCGCACACTGAACGTCGGCTGCATATTGGCTAACGTCGACCCGTTAACAAATCTGCCCGGCACCATTGTTGTGGCCAGCGTCAATGCCAAGGGCGAGCACGCTTCGTATTCCTCGTCAGGCTCTGCCTTGTGGGTCTCCGGTCTTGGCGGTGAATTCGGTTATCAACGCAAGTTCTCTCCCGATGCGGCGTCCAGTCTTCCGCCGGAGTTCGCACCATTCGCTTACGACCCGGCCATCGTCACCACCGACCTCAGCGGCTGCGCCGCAGGCGACAACGCGGACGATCCCACCACGGTCGACAATGCCTTGGACGGCAGCAAGTCCAAGATCGACCCATCGTGCAACTACAGCGCCACCATGAACGGCACCTCGGCCTCCGTGCCCACCGTCTCCGGCGTCGCTGCGCTGATCCTCAGCGCCAATTCCAGCCTGAGCGCGCGTGACGTCAAATACATTCTTGCGACAACTGCGCGCCAGATCGACCCGTGGCAACCGCCTGTGGTCTATCAGGGCAGCGTGATCGATCCGGGATGGATCACCAACGCGGCAGGACATCGCTTCAGCAACTGGTACGGCTTCGGTTTGGCCGATGCAGCTGCGGCTGTCTACAAGGCGAGCCACTTCACACCGCTGCCGCCTGTACGCGACACGCAGTGGGTGAGCTCCACCGATGCGGCCAGCCAGATCGGTGGGCCGGCGCGGCCGGGGAAACTGCGCATCCGTATCCAGCAGGCGATGAAGGTCGAAGCGGTACAACTATCGCTGCATTCCGCGCACAAGACACCCTCCAACCTGCGGGTGGTTCTGGTGTCGCCGAGCGGGACACGCAGCGTAGTCGCCACGCCCTTCTCCGCATTGGATCCGGCCCCCTATGCAAAGACCGGCTTCTACATCGACCTCACTTCCAGCAATGCGTTTCTGGATGAGGCATCACGCGGGGTCTGGACCTTGGAAGTCACCGACATGAGCGAGCCCAGGACCACCGTTGCACTCAACGCCTTCAAACTTCGCATCCTGGGGCACTGA
- a CDS encoding MerC domain-containing protein, with translation MFLPSRRHLLDRFGATGSLLCAVHCAVLPLVLALAPSLGLSFWLGEGVELAIVVFVTLLGLFSLVLGYCRHKALHALALLLPGLALLWLGLLYDPLHHSVVPHAVVMTLGGALVGIAHLVNLRLNHGHAHMHDANCAH, from the coding sequence ATGTTCCTACCGTCTCGTCGCCATCTGCTCGACCGCTTCGGCGCAACCGGTTCGCTGCTGTGCGCCGTGCACTGTGCTGTGCTGCCGTTGGTCCTGGCCCTGGCGCCGTCGCTGGGACTGTCGTTCTGGCTGGGCGAAGGCGTGGAGCTGGCGATCGTGGTGTTCGTGACCTTGCTGGGACTTTTCAGCCTGGTGCTGGGCTATTGCCGCCACAAGGCGCTGCATGCGTTGGCGCTGCTGCTACCGGGCCTGGCTCTGCTGTGGCTTGGCCTGTTGTACGACCCGTTGCACCATTCGGTGGTGCCGCATGCTGTGGTGATGACCCTGGGCGGTGCGCTGGTCGGTATTGCCCATCTGGTCAATCTGCGCCTGAACCACGGGCATGCCCACATGCACGACGCCAACTGCGCCCACTGA
- a CDS encoding 30S ribosomal protein THX: MGKGDRKTAKGKRYNSSYGNSRSHAVSKVVVGAAAPVTKKSVVKAPAKKAVAKKTVAKAG, translated from the coding sequence ATGGGTAAGGGTGACCGCAAGACCGCCAAGGGCAAGCGCTACAATTCCAGCTACGGCAATTCGCGATCGCATGCGGTTAGCAAGGTTGTCGTGGGTGCAGCTGCCCCGGTTACCAAGAAGAGCGTGGTCAAGGCTCCGGCCAAGAAGGCTGTAGCCAAGAAGACCGTTGCCAAGGCCGGCTGA
- a CDS encoding TonB-dependent receptor — MSPSLASSFRRSTLTLALTSLLTPALAMAGDAPADADPQTPPSSDTRHDAPHSSDRHIKDLDNVVVTASPLRDAAGELSRPVEVLAGERLDEVRSSSLGETVASLPGVQSSNFGPGVGRPIIRGLDGPRVAVLRDGLSTQDVSTVSQDHSPAIEPFLANQIEVLKGPSTLLYGSGAIGGVVNVVDGRIAETPVDAFSGRAEVRLDGGDKDGNTDMFRVDAGNGSGLSIHADGVYRNQNDYDTPQDRQANSWIDSKVGSIGASLSGDWGFVGLSASRFRDNYGNPGEPGDLSIGERGVSLKLQQDRYDLKGGLTDPWGEGSALRYSFGHTDYAHTEFEGEEVGTVFTKRANEGRVEASFAFGGGWQTAFGLQGSDSTFQAVGEESFVPKTDARSLGVFGVVRNSWDRVTAEVGARVDKVKYTTDIGVDRDFTPTSFSASGGFRFNEQWRLTANLDHAERAPAEEELFANGPHIATLAYEIGDTDLKTEKANQAELGLNFQNAWVDAKVAAYYNRYNDFVYIVDTGNQWFNEEDNDFLPIRQWTQADAIFHGFEGEATFHLADNDTGAWDLRVFGDTVRARLKDGGNLPRIAPGRFGAQMRWNADQWRASLGATRTMQQDKVAVNETPTDGYTMVDAHLAYHVDRSSKAWEVFLDGNNLTNQDARVHTSFLKDDVMLPGRSASFGVRMFF; from the coding sequence ATGTCTCCCAGCCTCGCTTCCTCGTTCCGCCGCTCAACGCTCACGCTGGCCCTGACCAGCCTGCTGACACCCGCCCTGGCCATGGCCGGGGACGCGCCTGCAGATGCCGATCCGCAGACCCCGCCCAGCTCCGACACGCGCCATGACGCCCCCCATTCCAGCGACCGCCACATCAAGGACCTGGACAACGTGGTAGTGACCGCCAGCCCGCTGCGCGATGCGGCGGGCGAGTTGAGCCGCCCGGTCGAAGTGCTGGCCGGCGAGCGGCTGGACGAGGTGCGCAGTTCTAGCCTGGGCGAAACCGTGGCCAGCCTGCCGGGCGTGCAGAGTTCCAACTTCGGCCCCGGCGTCGGCCGGCCCATCATCCGTGGCCTGGACGGCCCGCGCGTGGCGGTGCTGCGCGACGGCCTGTCCACCCAGGACGTCTCCACGGTCAGCCAGGATCACTCGCCGGCGATCGAGCCGTTTCTGGCCAACCAGATCGAAGTGCTGAAGGGTCCGTCCACGCTGCTGTACGGCTCCGGTGCGATCGGCGGCGTGGTCAACGTGGTCGACGGACGCATCGCCGAAACGCCGGTGGACGCCTTCAGCGGCCGCGCTGAAGTGCGCTTGGACGGCGGCGACAAGGACGGCAACACCGACATGTTCCGCGTCGATGCCGGCAATGGCAGCGGGTTGTCGATCCATGCCGACGGCGTGTATCGCAACCAGAACGATTACGACACCCCGCAAGATCGCCAGGCAAACTCCTGGATCGACTCCAAGGTGGGTTCGATCGGTGCCTCGCTGTCCGGCGACTGGGGCTTTGTTGGCCTGTCGGCGTCGCGTTTCCGCGACAACTACGGCAACCCTGGCGAGCCGGGCGATCTGTCGATCGGCGAGCGCGGAGTATCGCTGAAATTGCAGCAGGACCGCTACGACCTCAAGGGCGGGCTGACCGATCCGTGGGGCGAAGGCAGCGCATTGCGTTACAGCTTCGGCCACACCGATTACGCGCACACCGAGTTCGAAGGCGAAGAAGTCGGCACGGTGTTCACCAAGCGCGCCAACGAAGGCCGCGTGGAAGCGTCCTTCGCCTTCGGTGGTGGCTGGCAGACCGCGTTCGGCCTGCAAGGTAGCGACAGCACGTTCCAGGCAGTCGGCGAAGAATCCTTCGTGCCAAAGACCGACGCTCGCTCGCTCGGCGTGTTCGGCGTTGTGCGCAACAGCTGGGACCGCGTCACTGCCGAAGTCGGCGCACGCGTGGACAAGGTCAAGTACACGACCGACATCGGTGTGGACCGCGATTTTACTCCGACCAGTTTCTCGGCCAGTGGCGGTTTTCGCTTCAACGAACAATGGCGTTTGACCGCCAATCTGGATCACGCCGAGCGCGCACCAGCCGAAGAAGAGCTGTTCGCCAACGGCCCGCATATCGCCACCCTCGCTTACGAAATCGGCGATACGGATCTAAAGACCGAAAAGGCCAACCAGGCCGAGTTAGGCTTGAACTTCCAGAACGCATGGGTGGATGCCAAGGTGGCGGCGTACTACAACCGTTACAACGACTTCGTCTACATCGTCGATACCGGCAACCAGTGGTTTAACGAGGAAGACAACGACTTCCTGCCGATCCGCCAGTGGACCCAGGCCGATGCGATCTTCCACGGTTTCGAAGGCGAAGCCACATTCCATCTGGCCGACAACGACACCGGCGCTTGGGATCTGCGCGTGTTCGGCGACACCGTGCGCGCACGCTTGAAAGACGGCGGCAACCTGCCGCGTATCGCGCCGGGCCGTTTCGGTGCGCAGATGCGTTGGAATGCCGACCAGTGGCGCGCCTCGCTCGGCGCTACCCGCACCATGCAGCAGGACAAGGTGGCAGTGAACGAAACCCCGACCGACGGCTACACCATGGTGGATGCGCACCTGGCCTACCACGTGGACCGCAGCAGCAAGGCGTGGGAAGTGTTCCTGGATGGCAACAACCTGACCAACCAGGACGCACGCGTACACACCTCCTTCCTCAAGGACGATGTGATGCTTCCCGGCCGCAGCGCCTCGTTCGGCGTGCGCATGTTCTTCTGA